From the Caballeronia sp. NK8 genome, one window contains:
- a CDS encoding DegQ family serine endoprotease — MKAKILTRSAVAVAVAVALSAGYVAGHNNVPAPQVIAPAAAAALMPAEAAAKTGIPDFSGLVETYGPAVVNISAKHVVKETSNRRGATQVPMDPDDPLYQFFKRFGGMPGFGGGNGGPGADRPSEGLGSGFIVSSDGYVLTNAHVVDNANVVTVKLTDKREYRAKVIGADKQSDVAVLKIDAKNLPTVKIGDPNGSKVGQWVVAIGSPYGFDNTVTSGIISAKSRALPNENYTPFIQTDVPVNPGNSGGPLFNLQGEVIGINSMIYSQTGGFQGLSFAIPINEAIKVKDAIIKTGHVDRGRLGVAVQGMNQTLANSFGMKSPQGALVSSVEPGGPAAKAGLQPGDVITALNGAPVTDSTSLPSQVAGLSPGSSAKVTVWRDKSSKDLSVTIGALKDAKTASANPNGDDNASAQDARLGVAVRPLSPEEKQNDSLSRGLLVQQSNGAAASAGIQPGDVILAVNGQPVTSVQQLKSMVQRAGDSIALLIQRDDAQIFVPVDLG; from the coding sequence ATGAAAGCGAAGATCCTCACCCGCAGCGCCGTCGCAGTGGCTGTTGCAGTTGCCTTGTCGGCGGGCTACGTGGCCGGGCACAACAACGTCCCGGCACCGCAGGTCATCGCGCCTGCGGCTGCAGCGGCGCTGATGCCCGCCGAAGCCGCGGCAAAAACCGGCATTCCCGATTTCTCTGGCCTCGTCGAAACCTACGGTCCTGCCGTGGTGAACATCAGCGCGAAGCACGTCGTCAAGGAGACGTCGAATCGCCGCGGCGCGACCCAGGTGCCGATGGACCCCGACGATCCCCTCTATCAGTTCTTCAAGCGCTTCGGCGGCATGCCCGGCTTCGGCGGCGGCAATGGCGGCCCGGGTGCCGACCGGCCGAGCGAAGGCCTCGGTTCGGGCTTCATCGTGAGCAGCGATGGCTATGTGCTCACGAACGCGCACGTCGTGGACAACGCCAATGTCGTCACCGTGAAGCTCACGGACAAGCGTGAATATCGCGCCAAGGTCATCGGCGCGGACAAGCAGTCGGACGTCGCCGTGCTCAAGATCGACGCGAAGAACCTGCCGACCGTGAAGATCGGCGACCCGAACGGCAGCAAGGTCGGCCAATGGGTCGTCGCGATCGGCTCGCCGTACGGTTTCGACAATACCGTGACCTCGGGCATCATCAGCGCGAAGTCGCGCGCGCTGCCGAACGAAAACTACACGCCGTTCATCCAGACCGACGTGCCGGTGAATCCGGGCAACTCGGGCGGCCCGCTCTTCAATCTGCAAGGCGAAGTGATCGGCATCAACTCGATGATCTATTCGCAGACGGGCGGCTTCCAGGGCCTTTCGTTCGCTATCCCGATCAATGAGGCGATCAAGGTCAAGGACGCCATCATCAAGACGGGTCACGTGGATCGCGGCCGTCTCGGCGTGGCGGTGCAGGGCATGAACCAGACGCTCGCCAACTCGTTCGGCATGAAGTCGCCGCAGGGCGCGCTCGTGAGTTCGGTCGAGCCGGGCGGTCCCGCCGCGAAGGCGGGCCTGCAGCCGGGCGACGTCATCACGGCGCTGAACGGCGCGCCGGTGACGGATTCGACCTCGCTGCCGTCGCAGGTAGCGGGTCTGTCGCCGGGCAGTTCGGCGAAGGTGACGGTGTGGCGCGACAAGAGTTCGAAGGATCTCAGCGTGACCATCGGCGCGCTGAAGGACGCGAAGACCGCGAGCGCAAATCCGAATGGCGACGACAACGCATCGGCGCAGGACGCGCGCCTCGGCGTCGCGGTGCGTCCGCTCTCGCCGGAAGAGAAGCAGAACGATTCGCTCTCGCGCGGCCTGCTCGTGCAGCAGTCGAACGGCGCGGCGGCGAGCGCGGGCATCCAGCCGGGCGACGTGATTCTCGCGGTGAACGGCCAGCCGGTGACGTCGGTGCAACAGTTGAAGTCGATGGTCCAGCGCGCCGGCGACAGCATCGCGTTGCTGATCCAGCGCGACGACGCCCAGATCTTCGTGCCGGTCGATCTCGGCTGA
- a CDS encoding carboxypeptidase regulatory-like domain-containing protein, with protein MTSRTTGKLATAVLVAALGAGMAGGAWAQASGATTGDMSSAGNTNGGGLPQIQQQGDVSWTSGGVGLDESRALLREQAHWPLSLRFTGPTADYLSGVHVRIVDGKGAEALSAESMGPYMLVKLPPGSYTVYAKYKDQEKKQAVSVAGPGKAKAAFHWNIQ; from the coding sequence ATGACGAGCAGAACCACGGGCAAGCTGGCGACCGCAGTTCTCGTTGCGGCGCTGGGTGCAGGCATGGCGGGCGGCGCCTGGGCGCAAGCCTCGGGCGCCACGACCGGCGATATGTCGAGCGCCGGCAACACCAACGGCGGCGGCCTGCCGCAGATCCAGCAGCAGGGCGACGTCTCCTGGACCTCGGGCGGCGTCGGCCTCGATGAATCGCGCGCGCTGTTGCGCGAACAGGCGCACTGGCCGCTGTCGCTGCGCTTCACGGGGCCGACCGCCGACTACCTCTCGGGCGTGCACGTGCGTATCGTCGACGGCAAGGGCGCCGAGGCGCTTTCCGCCGAGTCGATGGGACCTTACATGCTCGTCAAGCTGCCGCCGGGCAGCTACACGGTCTACGCGAAGTACAAGGATCAGGAAAAGAAACAGGCGGTGAGCGTCGCGGGTCCGGGCAAGGCCAAGGCGGCTTTCCACTGGAACATTCAGTAA
- a CDS encoding DUF427 domain-containing protein → MGTELKDGHEAAHRIEITPNGRRCRVIHQGVTYADTHASVTVVEAGAEKVHYFPRADVNMARLERSIHTTQCPHKGLATHYHLLTEDGPVENAAWSYETPLDAAARIKGYLAFHRSRVDRIDETS, encoded by the coding sequence ATGGGCACGGAACTCAAAGACGGGCACGAAGCGGCGCATCGCATCGAGATCACGCCGAACGGACGGCGCTGCCGCGTGATCCATCAGGGCGTCACGTATGCGGATACCCACGCGTCCGTCACGGTCGTCGAAGCGGGCGCCGAAAAAGTGCACTACTTTCCACGCGCCGACGTGAACATGGCGCGCCTGGAACGCTCCATCCACACCACGCAGTGCCCGCACAAGGGCCTGGCCACGCACTATCATCTGCTGACCGAGGACGGCCCGGTCGAAAACGCCGCGTGGAGCTACGAGACGCCGCTCGACGCCGCCGCGCGGATCAAGGGCTATCTCGCGTTTCACCGCTCGCGCGTCGATCGTATCGACGAAACTTCATAG
- a CDS encoding CoxG family protein, with protein MEVTDALCVPLDPAHVREALGDLALLRASLDNCESFSRTPGGEYVLTLIVPLGALRARYEIRAHAAGRTRQAAHAEGETTESTESDDAAYARTLSFKARGEGVGSLRGQIAVALNPDEDAAATWIEYTVWATVSGPLAGLPSRQIENALREGADDFFAEFCEVVRAKHGLPSMRAVGDNAARRHVFLRPGSVSAAFSRRSGALRGPSADAHASGVLRHRLPGHGFAHREHDHSHDPHPLGLPVWAWAAMLVCIALFAYFAQHIGLQ; from the coding sequence ATGGAAGTCACCGATGCACTGTGCGTTCCGCTCGACCCGGCGCATGTCCGGGAGGCATTGGGCGACCTCGCGCTGCTGCGCGCGAGCCTCGACAACTGCGAATCCTTCAGCCGCACGCCGGGCGGCGAATATGTCCTCACGCTGATCGTGCCGCTCGGCGCGCTGCGGGCGCGCTACGAAATCCGCGCGCACGCCGCCGGGCGCACGCGTCAGGCGGCGCATGCGGAAGGCGAGACCACCGAGTCCACCGAATCCGACGATGCCGCGTACGCCCGCACGCTGAGCTTCAAGGCGCGCGGCGAGGGTGTCGGCTCGCTGCGCGGGCAGATCGCGGTCGCGCTGAATCCGGACGAAGACGCCGCTGCGACCTGGATCGAATACACCGTCTGGGCGACGGTCTCGGGCCCGCTCGCCGGCTTGCCGTCGCGGCAGATCGAGAACGCGCTGCGCGAAGGCGCCGACGATTTCTTCGCCGAGTTCTGCGAAGTGGTGCGCGCGAAGCACGGCCTGCCGTCGATGCGCGCGGTCGGCGACAACGCCGCGCGGCGTCATGTGTTCCTGCGGCCGGGTTCGGTGTCGGCGGCGTTCTCGCGCCGCTCGGGCGCGCTGCGCGGTCCATCCGCCGATGCTCACGCGAGCGGCGTGCTGCGGCATCGTCTGCCGGGGCATGGCTTCGCGCATCGCGAGCACGACCATTCCCACGATCCGCATCCGCTCGGCCTGCCCGTCTGGGCGTGGGCCGCGATGCTCGTGTGCATCGCGCTCTTTGCGTACTTCGCGCAGCACATCGGCCTGCAATGA
- a CDS encoding helix-turn-helix domain-containing protein: MHRHSIAVVAFDRISPFHLAVPCIVFGEERGGIGVPSFDFRVCALEADALATSAGFTIAALHSLDPLASADVIIVPSWRDPDETPPAPLLDALRAAHARGAHIVGLCLGSYVLAAAGLLDGRAATTHWAWADDFARRYPRVRLDPNVLYIDDGNLTTSAGTAAGLDCCLHVLRKLAGSHAASQVARRLVVPPHRQGSQAQFIDEPLPERANGEKLAGLLDWMRAHLQTDHSLDELAARMAMSRRNFTRRFRETTGTTVGAWLIGQRVAFAQRLLEDTDLPIDRIAEDSGFRTGATLRQHFALTLKTSPSAYRRAFRGV, from the coding sequence ATGCATCGCCATTCGATCGCCGTCGTCGCGTTCGACCGCATCAGCCCGTTTCATCTCGCGGTGCCGTGCATCGTGTTCGGCGAGGAGCGCGGCGGGATCGGCGTGCCGTCGTTCGACTTTCGCGTCTGCGCGCTCGAAGCGGACGCGCTCGCGACATCGGCGGGATTCACCATCGCCGCGCTGCATTCGCTCGACCCGCTCGCCAGCGCCGACGTGATCATCGTTCCCTCTTGGCGCGATCCCGACGAGACGCCGCCCGCCCCGCTGCTCGACGCCCTGCGCGCGGCGCACGCACGCGGCGCGCACATCGTCGGGCTGTGCCTCGGCTCGTACGTGCTCGCGGCCGCGGGCTTGCTCGACGGCCGCGCGGCCACCACACACTGGGCCTGGGCCGACGATTTCGCGCGCCGCTATCCGCGCGTGCGGCTCGATCCGAACGTGCTCTATATCGACGACGGCAACCTCACGACCTCCGCCGGCACCGCGGCGGGCCTCGACTGCTGCCTGCACGTGCTGCGCAAGCTGGCCGGCTCGCACGCGGCCAGTCAGGTCGCGCGGCGGCTCGTGGTGCCGCCGCATCGGCAGGGCTCGCAGGCGCAGTTCATCGATGAACCGCTGCCGGAGCGCGCGAACGGCGAAAAGCTCGCCGGACTGCTCGACTGGATGCGTGCGCATCTGCAAACGGATCATTCGCTCGATGAACTCGCCGCGCGCATGGCGATGAGCCGCCGCAACTTTACGCGGCGCTTTCGGGAAACGACGGGCACGACGGTCGGCGCGTGGCTGATCGGACAGCGCGTCGCGTTCGCGCAGCGTCTGCTCGAAGACACGGATCTGCCGATCGATCGCATCGCGGAAGACAGCGGCTTTCGCACCGGCGCGACGCTGCGCCAGCACTTCGCGCTGACGCTCAAGACTTCGCCGTCGGCTTATCGGCGCGCGTTTCGCGGCGTGTGA
- a CDS encoding cysteine hydrolase family protein: MPRRALIVIDVQNEYVTGNLPIEYPDVNVSLANIGRAMDAAEAHGVPVVVVQNFAPASAPIFARGSAMAELHETVASRPRAHYVEKSLPSAFAGTDLADWLTQHDIDTLVIAGYMTHNCDDSTVKHAVHAGLAVEFLVDATGAVPYENSAGRASAEEIHRVFTVVMQSRFAAVLGTDEWIAALQTGAPPARDNIYASNQRARAAKSAGSR; this comes from the coding sequence ATGCCGCGCCGTGCCCTGATCGTCATCGACGTGCAGAACGAATATGTCACCGGCAACCTGCCGATCGAATATCCCGACGTGAACGTGTCGCTCGCCAATATCGGCCGCGCGATGGACGCCGCCGAAGCGCACGGCGTGCCGGTCGTCGTCGTGCAGAATTTCGCGCCCGCCAGCGCGCCGATCTTCGCGCGCGGTTCGGCGATGGCGGAACTGCACGAAACCGTGGCGTCGCGGCCGCGCGCGCATTACGTCGAGAAATCGCTGCCGAGCGCCTTTGCGGGCACCGATCTGGCGGACTGGCTGACGCAGCACGACATCGACACGCTCGTGATCGCGGGCTACATGACCCACAATTGCGACGATTCCACCGTCAAACACGCGGTGCATGCCGGTCTCGCGGTCGAGTTTCTCGTGGATGCGACGGGCGCCGTGCCCTACGAAAACAGCGCGGGCCGGGCGAGTGCGGAGGAAATCCACCGCGTGTTCACGGTCGTGATGCAGTCACGCTTCGCCGCCGTGCTCGGCACCGATGAGTGGATCGCCGCGCTGCAAACCGGCGCGCCGCCCGCGCGCGACAACATTTACGCGTCGAACCAGCGGGCGCGCGCCGCGAAGTCAGCCGGCAGCCGGTGA
- a CDS encoding TetR family transcriptional regulator, which produces MVRRTKEEAQATRNRVLDAAERVFYEKGVSRTTLADIAHAAGVTRGAIYWHFANKGDLFNAMFDRSLLPLDELIETTLDGKEEDPLARLRELFIWCMRNITTDAQRRRVFDILFMKCEFVEEMGPVRERHQNNMRDGMERIERALRNAVEKKQLPATLDTRRATTMLHCLFTGILRDSLMLPDLVHPERDAEALIDACFDAVRFSPALLSPAAG; this is translated from the coding sequence ATGGTCAGACGAACCAAGGAAGAAGCGCAGGCGACGCGCAACCGGGTGCTCGACGCAGCCGAACGCGTCTTCTACGAGAAAGGCGTGTCACGCACGACGCTCGCGGACATCGCCCACGCTGCGGGTGTGACGCGCGGCGCGATTTACTGGCACTTCGCCAACAAGGGCGATCTGTTCAACGCGATGTTCGACCGCAGCCTGCTGCCGCTCGACGAGCTCATCGAAACGACCCTGGACGGCAAGGAAGAAGACCCGCTCGCGCGCCTGCGCGAGCTGTTCATCTGGTGCATGCGCAACATCACGACCGACGCGCAGCGGCGCCGCGTGTTCGACATCCTGTTCATGAAATGCGAGTTCGTCGAGGAGATGGGGCCGGTTCGCGAGCGTCATCAGAACAACATGCGCGACGGCATGGAGCGCATCGAGCGCGCGCTGCGCAATGCCGTCGAAAAAAAGCAGTTGCCCGCGACGCTCGACACGCGCCGCGCCACCACCATGCTGCACTGCCTCTTCACCGGCATCCTGCGCGACTCGCTGATGCTGCCCGATCTCGTCCATCCCGAGCGCGACGCCGAAGCGCTCATCGACGCGTGCTTCGACGCCGTGCGCTTCAGCCCCGCCCTGCTGTCACCGGCTGCCGGCTGA
- a CDS encoding efflux RND transporter periplasmic adaptor subunit — translation MRVERVPLRLITAATAAVFLAACGQKQSAPPPQTPEVGIVTVQPTSVPVVVDLPGRTNAYLVAQVRARVDGIVLRREFTEGAEVKAGQRLYKIDPAPYIAALNNAKATLAKAQANVASQNSLVSRYKVLVAANAVSKQDYDNAVASQGQAVADVAAGKASVDTAQINLGYTDVVSPITGRTGLSQVTPGAYVQASAATLLTTVQQLDPIYVDLTQSSVDGLKLRRQIQEGRLQTEGLHAAKVTLVLEDGRTYTEQGKLQFSDVSVDQSTGSVTVRAIFQNKDRVLLPGMFVRARIQEGVNDHALVVPQIGVTHDQKGTPTALVVNKDDKVELRQLVTSATYGNNWVVDSGLNPGDRVIVNGVEKAKPGMQVKPVDAKFPYPASDAQAASAPGAAAPANASGASGAQAASAASGA, via the coding sequence ATGCGCGTCGAACGGGTTCCACTCCGCTTAATCACCGCCGCGACGGCTGCCGTGTTCCTGGCAGCGTGCGGACAAAAACAATCAGCACCTCCGCCACAAACGCCCGAAGTCGGCATCGTCACCGTGCAGCCGACGAGCGTGCCGGTCGTCGTCGATCTGCCGGGCCGCACCAACGCCTACCTCGTCGCGCAAGTGCGCGCACGGGTGGATGGCATCGTGCTGCGCCGTGAATTCACCGAAGGCGCCGAGGTCAAGGCCGGTCAGCGGCTCTACAAGATCGATCCGGCGCCGTACATCGCCGCGCTGAACAACGCGAAGGCGACGCTGGCGAAGGCCCAGGCGAACGTCGCGTCGCAGAACTCGCTCGTGTCGCGCTACAAGGTTCTGGTCGCGGCCAACGCGGTGTCGAAGCAGGATTACGACAACGCCGTCGCCTCGCAGGGCCAGGCCGTGGCGGATGTCGCGGCCGGCAAGGCATCGGTGGATACCGCGCAGATCAACCTCGGCTACACCGATGTCGTCTCGCCGATCACCGGCCGCACCGGACTGTCGCAGGTCACGCCGGGCGCGTACGTGCAGGCGAGCGCCGCGACGCTGCTCACCACCGTGCAGCAGCTCGATCCGATCTACGTCGACCTGACGCAATCGAGCGTCGACGGACTGAAGCTGCGCCGCCAGATTCAGGAAGGGCGGCTGCAGACAGAAGGCCTTCACGCCGCGAAAGTGACGCTCGTGCTCGAAGACGGCCGCACCTACACCGAGCAGGGCAAGCTGCAGTTCTCGGACGTGAGCGTCGATCAGAGCACCGGTTCGGTGACGGTGCGCGCGATCTTCCAGAACAAGGACCGCGTGCTGCTGCCGGGCATGTTCGTGCGCGCCCGAATTCAGGAAGGCGTGAACGACCACGCGCTCGTCGTGCCGCAGATCGGCGTCACGCACGACCAGAAGGGCACGCCGACCGCGCTCGTCGTCAACAAGGACGACAAGGTCGAACTGCGCCAGCTCGTCACGAGCGCCACCTACGGCAACAACTGGGTGGTCGACAGCGGCCTGAACCCGGGCGATCGCGTGATCGTGAACGGCGTGGAGAAGGCGAAGCCCGGCATGCAGGTGAAGCCGGTCGACGCGAAATTCCCGTATCCCGCATCGGACGCGCAGGCGGCATCCGCGCCGGGCGCTGCCGCTCCGGCCAACGCGAGCGGGGCGAGTGGTGCGCAAGCCGCATCGGCCGCTTCGGGCGCGTAA
- a CDS encoding efflux RND transporter permease subunit: protein MAKFFIDRPIFAWVIAIILMLAGMASIFTLPVAQYPTIAPPAIQISATYPGASASTVENTVTQVIEQQMTGLDHLLYLSSTSDDSGTATVTLTFAAGTNPDIAQVQVQNKLQLATPLLPQVVQQLGTKVTKSSSSFLLVLAFVSEDGSMSKYDLANYVASNVADPLSRIDGVGTTTLFGSQYAMRVWLDATKLTNYSLTPVDVKNAITNQNVQVAAGGLGGTPAVPGQMLQATITEATLLRTPEQFGDILLKVNQDGSRVRLKDVARIELGGENYNFDTKYNGQPTAGFGIQLATGANALSTAKAVRAKIDDLSKYFPHGLVVKYPYDTTPFVRLSIEEVVKTLIEGIVLVFLVMYLFLQNLRATIIPTIAVPVVLLGTFAIMSAVGFSINVLSMFGLVLAIGLLVDDAIVVVENVERVMTEEHLSPRDATRKAMDQITGALIGVALVLSAVFVPVAFSGGSVGAIYRQFSLTIVAAMVLSVMVALVLTPALCATLLKPHPEGHEPEKKGFFGWFNRTFNKSQEKYHGGVQHVIRRSGRWLIIYIVVIVAVGMLFLRLPKSFLPDEDQGTMFVLVQAPAGSTQEYTAHVLKDVQDYLLKDEKSIVESVFTVNGFSFAGRGQNSGLVFVRMKDYAERQHSNEKVQALVGRMFMHFAPYKDALIFPVNPPSIPELGTAAGFDFELQDRGGLGHAKLMEARNMLLGMAAKDPTLAQVRPNGLNDTPQFKVNIDREKANALGVVISDIDQTFSIAWASQYVNNFLDVDNRIKKVYVQGDGPFRMNPDDLSKWYVRNGAGTMVPFGAFATGNWTYGSPKLERYNGISAVEIQGAAAPGKSTGQAMTAIEAIAAKLPAGIGYEWTGLSYQERQSGSQAPILYGISILVVFLCLAALYESWSIPFSVIMVVPLGVLGALLAATLRGLENDVFFQVGLLTTVGLSAKNAILIVEFARELRMQGMSTVEAAMEAARLRLRPILMTSLAFILGVLPLAISNGAGSASQHAIGTGVIGGMLTATFLAIFMIPMFFVVISKFSKSKDMPAPGSSGDIEGTNGKEGH, encoded by the coding sequence ATGGCAAAGTTTTTTATCGATCGGCCGATCTTCGCGTGGGTGATCGCGATCATCCTGATGCTGGCGGGGATGGCGTCGATCTTCACGCTGCCGGTCGCGCAGTATCCGACGATCGCGCCGCCTGCGATCCAGATCAGCGCGACGTATCCGGGCGCATCGGCGAGCACCGTGGAAAACACGGTCACGCAGGTGATCGAGCAGCAGATGACCGGTCTCGACCACTTGCTGTATCTGTCGTCGACCTCCGATGACTCCGGCACGGCCACCGTCACGCTGACGTTCGCGGCGGGCACCAATCCGGACATCGCGCAGGTGCAGGTGCAGAACAAGCTGCAGCTCGCCACGCCGCTTCTGCCGCAGGTCGTGCAGCAGCTCGGCACGAAGGTCACGAAATCGAGTTCGAGCTTCCTGCTCGTGCTCGCGTTCGTGTCCGAAGACGGCAGCATGAGCAAGTACGACCTCGCGAACTACGTGGCGTCGAACGTGGCCGATCCGCTCTCGCGTATCGACGGCGTCGGCACCACGACGCTGTTCGGCTCGCAGTATGCGATGCGCGTCTGGCTCGATGCGACCAAGCTGACGAACTATTCGCTCACGCCGGTCGACGTGAAGAACGCCATCACCAATCAGAACGTGCAGGTGGCGGCGGGCGGTCTCGGCGGCACGCCGGCGGTGCCGGGGCAGATGCTCCAGGCGACCATCACGGAAGCGACGCTGCTGCGCACGCCCGAGCAGTTCGGCGACATCCTGCTGAAGGTGAATCAGGACGGCTCGCGCGTGCGTCTGAAGGATGTCGCGCGAATCGAGCTCGGCGGCGAAAACTACAACTTCGACACCAAGTACAACGGCCAGCCGACGGCCGGCTTCGGTATCCAGCTTGCGACGGGCGCCAACGCGCTCTCCACGGCAAAGGCGGTCCGGGCAAAGATCGACGATCTGTCGAAGTACTTCCCGCATGGACTGGTGGTGAAGTATCCGTACGACACGACGCCGTTCGTGCGCCTGTCGATCGAGGAAGTGGTCAAGACGCTGATCGAAGGCATCGTGCTCGTGTTCCTCGTGATGTATCTGTTCCTGCAGAACCTGCGGGCGACGATCATCCCGACGATCGCGGTGCCGGTGGTGCTGCTCGGCACGTTCGCGATCATGTCGGCGGTGGGCTTCTCGATCAACGTGCTGTCGATGTTCGGTCTCGTGCTCGCGATCGGCCTGCTGGTCGACGATGCGATCGTGGTGGTGGAGAACGTCGAGCGGGTGATGACCGAGGAGCATCTGTCGCCCCGCGACGCCACCCGCAAGGCGATGGACCAGATCACGGGCGCGCTGATCGGCGTGGCGCTGGTGCTGTCGGCGGTGTTCGTGCCGGTGGCGTTCTCGGGCGGCTCGGTCGGCGCGATCTACCGGCAGTTCTCGCTGACGATCGTGGCCGCGATGGTGCTGTCCGTGATGGTCGCGCTGGTTCTCACGCCAGCGCTGTGCGCGACGCTCCTGAAGCCGCATCCGGAAGGGCACGAGCCGGAGAAGAAGGGTTTCTTCGGCTGGTTCAACCGCACCTTCAACAAGAGTCAGGAGAAGTACCACGGCGGCGTGCAGCACGTGATTCGCCGCTCGGGGCGCTGGCTCATCATCTACATCGTCGTGATCGTCGCGGTGGGGATGCTGTTCCTGCGTCTGCCGAAGTCGTTCCTGCCGGATGAGGATCAGGGCACGATGTTCGTGCTCGTGCAGGCGCCCGCCGGCTCCACGCAGGAATACACGGCGCACGTGCTGAAGGACGTGCAGGACTATCTGCTGAAGGACGAAAAGTCGATCGTCGAATCCGTGTTCACGGTGAACGGCTTCTCGTTCGCGGGCCGCGGCCAGAACTCCGGCCTCGTGTTCGTGCGGATGAAGGACTACGCGGAACGCCAGCACAGCAACGAGAAGGTGCAGGCGCTGGTCGGGCGCATGTTCATGCACTTCGCGCCCTACAAGGACGCGCTGATCTTCCCGGTCAATCCGCCTTCGATTCCTGAACTCGGCACGGCGGCGGGCTTCGACTTCGAGCTGCAGGATCGCGGCGGCCTCGGCCACGCGAAGCTGATGGAAGCGCGCAACATGCTGCTCGGCATGGCGGCGAAGGACCCGACGCTCGCGCAGGTGCGTCCGAACGGCCTGAACGACACGCCGCAGTTCAAGGTGAACATCGACCGCGAGAAGGCCAACGCGCTCGGCGTCGTGATTTCGGACATCGACCAGACGTTCTCGATCGCCTGGGCGTCGCAGTACGTGAACAACTTCCTCGACGTCGATAACCGGATCAAGAAGGTCTACGTGCAGGGCGACGGCCCGTTCCGCATGAATCCGGACGACCTGAGCAAGTGGTACGTGCGCAATGGCGCGGGAACGATGGTGCCGTTCGGCGCGTTCGCGACCGGCAACTGGACCTACGGTTCGCCGAAGCTCGAGCGTTACAACGGTATCTCGGCGGTGGAAATTCAGGGCGCAGCGGCTCCCGGCAAGTCGACGGGTCAGGCGATGACGGCGATCGAAGCCATCGCGGCGAAGCTGCCGGCGGGCATCGGCTACGAGTGGACGGGTCTGTCGTATCAGGAACGGCAGTCGGGTTCGCAGGCGCCGATCCTGTACGGCATCTCGATCCTCGTCGTGTTCCTGTGTCTCGCGGCGCTGTATGAAAGCTGGTCGATTCCGTTCTCGGTGATCATGGTCGTGCCGCTCGGCGTGCTGGGCGCGCTCTTGGCCGCGACGTTGCGCGGTCTGGAGAACGACGTGTTCTTCCAGGTCGGCCTGTTGACGACGGTGGGTCTGTCGGCGAAGAACGCGATTCTGATCGTGGAGTTCGCGCGTGAGCTGCGCATGCAGGGCATGTCGACGGTGGAAGCGGCGATGGAAGCGGCGCGCCTGCGGTTGCGCCCGATTCTGATGACCTCGCTCGCGTTCATTCTCGGCGTGCTGCCGCTCGCGATCAGCAACGGCGCGGGCTCGGCGAGCCAGCACGCGATCGGCACCGGCGTGATCGGCGGCATGTTGACCGCGACGTTCCTCGCCATCTTCATGATTCCGATGTTCTTCGTCGTTATCAGCAAGTTCAGCAAGAGCAAGGACATGCCGGCACCGGGTTCGTCGGGCGACATCGAAGGCACGAACGGTAAGGAAGGACACTGA